The genomic window TGAAAGTGAAAGAGTTAGTAAAGAAATTAAAAATATTGAAGATATAATTGCTAGCCTTTATGAGGATTGGGAAAATTTATGTTAAAAACAAAAAAATATTACTTGAGTCTGTCAATATTTTTGTGTAAACTTTAGAAAATTTAGTTTTATTTTAAAGGTTGGAAAGGTTAATACAACATCCAACCTTTATTTTTCTTTAATTGATAAATTTTACATAATAATCTGCACTTTAATAAGAGTTAGACTAAATATTTTTTAGAACAACTGGTCGTCTAAACGACCTTCGAAGAAGATTGATAGTTGAGCTAAAATTTGAGCCCATCCTCGTATTGATTGGGTCCATTTCTTTGTTATATCAACGGTAGCAAGGTATAAAATCTTCATTAATGATTCATCATTCGGAAATATAGATTTAGTTTTAGTAACTTTTCTCAGTTGACGATTATAACTTTCCATTGCATTAGTTGTATATATTATTTTTCTAATCTCTGGTGGATATTTAAAGAATGTTGATAACTCATTCCAGTTATTTCTCCAAGACCTTACTGCTATTAAGTATTTTTCTCCCCATTTTTCTTCTAATCTATCTAATTCCGCTAATGCGACCTCCTCAGTAGAAGCGGTGTAAACTAGTTTTAAATCTGCATTGAAAGCTTTTAAATCCTTATAAGATAAGTATTTACTTGAATTTCTTATTTGATGAATAATACATCTTTGAATTTCAGTGTTCGGATAAACAGCTCTAATGGCTTCGTTAAACCCTACTAACCCATCAACTGAAGCAATTAGTATATCTTTTACGCCTCTATTTTTTAACTCATTCAGAACAAGCAACCAATATTTTGATGACTCTGATGCTCCTATCCATATACCAAGAACATCTTTTTTTCCTTCAATATTTACTCCAATCGCAGCGTAGGCTGCTTTCGAAACAACGGTGTTATCTTTTCTCACTTTAAAGTGAATAGCATCCATAAATACTATAGGATATACTGTTTCCAACGGACGGCTTTGCCATTCTCTAATCATTGTAATTACTTTATCTGTTATATTAGAAACTAATGTTGGTGATATGTCCATTCCGTATATTTCATTTACTTGTGATGCTATATCTCTTGTAGTCATTCCCTTAGCATACATCCCAATTATTGAGCTTTCTAAATGTGAAACATCAGTTTGATGTTTTTTTACTATTTCAGGCTCAAAAGAACCTTCTCTATCTCTTGGAACATCTAAGTCGAAGTAGCCAAGATTGGATTTCATAGTTTTTCGGCTCTTGCCATTACGGCTATTAGTTGTGTTTTTATTTTGGTAATCATGTTTCTCATATCCAAGATGATTATCTAATTCGGCTTCCAGCATTTGCTGAAGCATTCCTCCAAATAAGTCTTTTAAAACATTTTGAATATCTTCAGCTGTTTTAATATTTGGATCCTTTGCTAATATTTTTATTAATTCTTTCTTTGAAAATGACATAGTCTGTGTTCCCTCCATAATTGATAATTTATTATATCATTTTCTGAAGTTTACACAGACTATTTTACACTCTCTATTACGAGAGAATAGATAATTCTGTGTAATTATCATTTTTATTATTTTAATATTACTGGAAATTTTCATTTCCAGTAATATTTTTTTATATTTAAGAAATACTAATAATGTTTCTTATTACCTTTTTTAGTATTTCAAAAAAATCTAATAGTATGCATATAATTTATAAAAAGTACAAGCTTTTAAGCTAATTCATCTTTTAATTGATCTTCAAATATTATTGATAGCTCTGCTAACGTAGCACCCCAATTATGTATAGGCTGAGTCCATTTTTCTAGTATCTCCATCGTTGCTAAGTAAACACACTTATTTAAAGATTCATCAGTTGGGAATATGACTCTAACTTTAGTGAATTTACGTATTTGACGATTAAAACCTTCTAAGATATTTGTAGTATAAATCATCTTTCTTATAGTTGGAGAGAAGTCGAAAAATGTTGAAAGGTTACTCCAATTATTATACCAGGAATCTATTACTATTCCATATTTATCTCCCCATCTCTCCTTTAAATTATCTAGCTGTGCTAACGCAAGTTCCTCTGTTGTAGCCTTATAAACCTCCTTCAAATCTTTCATAAATGCTTTTTTATCTTTTGAAGCTATGTATTTTATTGAATTTCTTATTTGATGAACAATACATGTTTGAATATTTACTGATGGAAATACTGTTTTTATAGCTTGTGGAAGCCCTTTTAATCCATCCATACAAGCAATTAAAATTTCTTTTACACCTCTATTTTTTAAATCATTGCAAATTCCTAACCAGAATTTAGCACCTTCAGCTTCATCAACCCATATACCTAAAATATCTTTATATCCTTCCATAGTGTATCCTAAGCATATATAGACAGCCTTGTTAACTATCTTTCCATTACTTCTAACTTTAAAGTACATAGCATCTAAATAAACTATTGGATATATTTTATCTAATGCTCTATTTTGCCATTCGGCGGCGCTAGCAAGCACTTTATCAGTTATTTTAGATACCATCGATGGTGATATAGTTATTCCATATAAGTCTTCAATTTCAGCCTGAATATCAGATGTTGACATACCTTTAGCATATAAAGATATAATCTTTTTATCTAACTCAGTACACACAGTTTCATATTTTTTTATAATTTGTGGCTCAAATTCAGCATTTCTATCACGGGGTACGTCTAGGTCGACGTCACCGAAGGAACTTCTTAAATTTTTGCGACTATAACCATTCCTGTAGTTCTTCTTAGTTTGATCAACTGCTTCTACACGTTCATATTTATTTCTTCCTAGATGTTCTTCCATTTCACCTTCTAATATATTTTCAAGAACATCTTTAACTAATCTTTGTATTAATCCGTTTTTACCCATCACATCATCGATTGTTTTACATCTTTTAATTTCCTCGTTGTAATCAAAGTTGGTATCAATTTTTCTTGTCATAATAATTCCTCCTAATTTATATAGTATATTATTCCAAAACTTCCAACTGTTAATACAAAAAAAAACAGTAGATAGTTTTGTTTTTACACAAAACTATCTACTGTCTCTATTACTTGGTTAAAACCAAGTAATATTTTATTCTAATATTATCGTATTCCTGATGAACCAAAACCACCTACTGATCTTTCTGTATCAGATAACTCATTAACTTCTGTCACTTCTACTTTCCATACTGGTTTAACTACCATTTGTGCAACCTTCATTCCTTTTTCTACTACAAATTTTTCTTTACCATGATTAATTAATATAATTCCTATTTCTCCTCTATATCCCTCATCTATTGTTCCTGGAGTATTTAAAACAGTTATCCCATGCTTAAGTGCTAATCCACTCCTAGGTCTTACTTGAGCTTCAGTTTGTTTTGGAAGCTCTATTTTTATACCAGTTTTTATTAAAGCTGATTCATTTCTTTCAATAATAACTTCTTCTACTGAATATAAATCTAATCCTGCATCTCCTTCATGAGCGTATTTAGGTAATATCGCATCTTTATGTATCTTTTGAACTCTTAAATTAAATTCATTCATTATTAATAATCCTCCAATAAAAAATATATACCTATTCTACCATATGATAATATAAAGTAAAATAAGGCCATAAGATTAAATCTTATGGTCTTACTTTATCTTACTTTCTATAACAGCATGCCTTTATTCTATTAACTACACATACTGTTGCCTCTTTTACATTAGAATCAATTATTACTTCATTCCAGTTTATATAACATGGTTTTTCAAAATATCTTCTATCAACAATTGATATAACCCTATAACATCCATCATCTAAATTATCAAATATAACTTTACCTTCTGAATCCGTTAATTTAGATTCACATAATCTAGGTGATACACCGTTTAGCATGTACAAATTAACTTTGGCGCTCTTTAACTCTACACCATCTTTGCTACCTAACTTAACACAGACTATAATGTGTCCTTTCTCTTGGTTAAGCTCTTCGGCACAACTATTATTTAAATTATTATCTAAATTTCTATCTAAATTATTTAATTTGTTAAAATACTCTTGCCCAGCATTATCAGTATTAGTAAAATTATGTCCATTTGCTGCATTTCTATTACAGCAATAATCTCCTGTATTATTA from Clostridium septicum includes these protein-coding regions:
- the dut gene encoding dUTP diphosphatase, with product MNEFNLRVQKIHKDAILPKYAHEGDAGLDLYSVEEVIIERNESALIKTGIKIELPKQTEAQVRPRSGLALKHGITVLNTPGTIDEGYRGEIGIILINHGKEKFVVEKGMKVAQMVVKPVWKVEVTEVNELSDTERSVGGFGSSGIR
- a CDS encoding IS256 family transposase, with translation MSFSKKELIKILAKDPNIKTAEDIQNVLKDLFGGMLQQMLEAELDNHLGYEKHDYQNKNTTNSRNGKSRKTMKSNLGYFDLDVPRDREGSFEPEIVKKHQTDVSHLESSIIGMYAKGMTTRDIASQVNEIYGMDISPTLVSNITDKVITMIREWQSRPLETVYPIVFMDAIHFKVRKDNTVVSKAAYAAIGVNIEGKKDVLGIWIGASESSKYWLLVLNELKNRGVKDILIASVDGLVGFNEAIRAVYPNTEIQRCIIHQIRNSSKYLSYKDLKAFNADLKLVYTASTEEVALAELDRLEEKWGEKYLIAVRSWRNNWNELSTFFKYPPEIRKIIYTTNAMESYNRQLRKVTKTKSIFPNDESLMKILYLATVDITKKWTQSIRGWAQILAQLSIFFEGRLDDQLF
- a CDS encoding IS256 family transposase, whose translation is MTRKIDTNFDYNEEIKRCKTIDDVMGKNGLIQRLVKDVLENILEGEMEEHLGRNKYERVEAVDQTKKNYRNGYSRKNLRSSFGDVDLDVPRDRNAEFEPQIIKKYETVCTELDKKIISLYAKGMSTSDIQAEIEDLYGITISPSMVSKITDKVLASAAEWQNRALDKIYPIVYLDAMYFKVRSNGKIVNKAVYICLGYTMEGYKDILGIWVDEAEGAKFWLGICNDLKNRGVKEILIACMDGLKGLPQAIKTVFPSVNIQTCIVHQIRNSIKYIASKDKKAFMKDLKEVYKATTEELALAQLDNLKERWGDKYGIVIDSWYNNWSNLSTFFDFSPTIRKMIYTTNILEGFNRQIRKFTKVRVIFPTDESLNKCVYLATMEILEKWTQPIHNWGATLAELSIIFEDQLKDELA